In Methanococcoides methylutens, a single window of DNA contains:
- the tgtA gene encoding tRNA guanosine(15) transglycosylase TgtA yields the protein MSSIFEITHKDAAGRIGKLKTPHGVVETPTVMPVINPNLQVIKPSEMKDFGAQMLITNSYIISRKDNLREKALKDGLHSLLDYDGPIMTDSGSFQLSVYGDIDVTNEQIIEFQKTIGSDIGVPLDIPTPPDVPRSRAESELKTTLERLIEARGMVNDEMLLAGPVQGSTYPDLRQKCAEDLRDHKFDVYPLGAVVPLMENYRYADLVDVIVSAKKGLDPTVPVHLFGAGHPMMFALAVALGCDLFDSAAYALYAKDRRYITSNGTYHIDNLSYLPCSCPVCISHTAEEVRKADNCSELLARHNLYVTFEEMRLVKQSIKEGNLLELVEQRCRTHPRMLEALKKMYSYTDWIEKYDPASKSTFFYCGPESAQRPEVLRFSNKLERFTIKGSAVIRSASKKDIKGYDNDLIFKAPFGAFPAELAEVYPFNAEVISTPDVESLGKALENTIALIELNPGAKFTFIKEEGLEHPLFEKLGQVADIKE from the coding sequence ATGTCATCGATATTCGAGATAACCCATAAAGATGCTGCAGGACGTATCGGGAAACTGAAAACACCGCATGGTGTTGTGGAAACCCCTACTGTCATGCCTGTGATCAATCCGAACCTTCAGGTCATCAAACCTTCCGAGATGAAAGATTTCGGTGCCCAGATGCTAATTACCAATTCATATATCATATCACGCAAGGACAATCTGCGCGAAAAAGCGCTAAAAGACGGGCTTCATTCTCTTCTTGATTATGATGGACCTATAATGACCGATTCCGGTTCATTCCAGCTTTCTGTCTACGGTGATATCGATGTAACTAACGAGCAGATCATCGAGTTCCAGAAAACGATCGGTTCTGACATAGGTGTCCCTCTGGATATTCCTACACCACCGGATGTTCCACGTAGTAGGGCGGAATCTGAACTTAAGACAACTCTTGAGCGTTTAATAGAAGCACGCGGAATGGTCAATGACGAGATGCTTTTAGCAGGACCTGTGCAGGGTTCAACCTATCCTGACCTTCGCCAGAAGTGTGCAGAGGATCTTCGTGATCACAAGTTCGATGTGTATCCTCTGGGTGCAGTAGTTCCATTGATGGAGAATTACAGATATGCTGATCTTGTAGATGTTATCGTATCGGCAAAGAAAGGACTTGACCCAACAGTTCCTGTACACCTGTTTGGTGCCGGGCACCCTATGATGTTCGCACTTGCTGTGGCACTCGGTTGTGATCTTTTTGATTCCGCTGCTTATGCATTGTATGCTAAAGACAGGCGCTATATCACTTCTAACGGTACATACCATATTGATAACCTGAGCTATCTCCCATGCTCTTGTCCTGTATGTATATCCCATACAGCAGAAGAGGTCAGGAAAGCTGATAATTGCAGTGAGCTTCTCGCAAGACATAATCTTTATGTTACATTTGAGGAAATGCGTCTTGTCAAGCAATCCATTAAGGAAGGTAATCTCCTGGAACTTGTGGAACAAAGATGTCGCACCCATCCTAGAATGCTGGAAGCACTAAAAAAGATGTATTCCTACACTGACTGGATCGAGAAATATGACCCGGCATCAAAGTCCACATTTTTCTATTGTGGTCCGGAATCTGCACAGAGGCCTGAAGTGCTGCGCTTTTCCAATAAGCTTGAGCGTTTTACTATAAAGGGTTCTGCTGTGATCAGGTCGGCTTCAAAGAAAGACATCAAAGGCTATGACAATGATCTGATCTTCAAGGCTCCATTTGGTGCATTCCCTGCTGAGCTTGCTGAAGTATATCCTTTCAATGCGGAAGTTATCAGCACCCCTGATGTAGAATCACTTGGAAAGGCCCTTGAGAACACGATTGCTCTTATCGAGCTAAATCCGGGTGCAAAGTTTACATTCATTAAAGAGGAAGGACTTGAACATCCTCTGTTCGAAAAGCTGGGACAGGTCGCAGACATTAAAGAGTGA
- a CDS encoding putative zinc-binding protein: MAEEIKCACDSTNVALFSCSGASNVGQLSNQLAIELTEKGVGKMMCAVGIGGQVTGLLRSAEGCDRIIAIDGCPLNCTKKALELSGLEVDRHILVTDLGITKNKDLRVKGPELSDTLEKVSEILAN, translated from the coding sequence ATGGCAGAAGAAATCAAATGTGCCTGTGACTCTACTAATGTAGCATTGTTCTCATGTTCAGGTGCTTCTAATGTAGGGCAACTTTCCAATCAGCTTGCAATTGAACTTACTGAAAAGGGAGTTGGTAAGATGATGTGTGCTGTTGGTATCGGAGGTCAGGTGACCGGTCTTCTCAGGTCGGCAGAAGGCTGTGATCGCATTATAGCGATCGATGGATGTCCTCTCAACTGTACAAAGAAGGCTCTTGAGCTTTCAGGTCTTGAAGTGGACCGTCATATTCTGGTGACGGATCTTGGTATAACTAAGAATAAGGATCTGAGGGTAAAAGGACCTGAATTGTCCGATACACTTGAAAAAGTGTCGGAAATTCTGGCAAATTAA